The following proteins are encoded in a genomic region of Nonomuraea muscovyensis:
- the lgt gene encoding prolipoprotein diacylglyceryl transferase, whose protein sequence is MTAIPSPTQAVWHLGPLPIRAYSLLMLLAVLVGIWVTRHRWVARGGEPGAVGDIATWAVPFGLVGARLYHVATDWQQYFGPGKDPLRAFAIWEGGISVWGAVAGGAVGAWLACRRRGIALRDFADAVAPGIALGQAIARWGNWFNQELYGRPTTLPWALEIDPAHRPPGMESTATYHPAFLYESLWNLGVAGFVVWAERRFRLDRGRTFALYAAAYTAGRAWIEWLRIDPTHHILGLRLNDWTALLTFTAAVTYLTATRKAAPADRPGGGLPHGHA, encoded by the coding sequence GTGACCGCCATCCCCAGCCCGACCCAAGCCGTCTGGCACCTCGGCCCACTCCCGATCCGCGCCTACTCCCTGCTGATGTTGCTCGCCGTCCTCGTCGGCATCTGGGTGACCCGGCACCGCTGGGTCGCTCGCGGCGGCGAGCCCGGCGCGGTCGGGGACATCGCCACCTGGGCCGTGCCGTTCGGCCTGGTCGGTGCCCGGCTCTACCACGTGGCCACCGACTGGCAGCAGTACTTCGGCCCCGGCAAGGACCCGCTGCGCGCGTTCGCGATCTGGGAGGGCGGGATCAGCGTCTGGGGCGCCGTCGCGGGCGGCGCGGTGGGCGCGTGGCTGGCCTGCCGCCGGCGCGGCATCGCGCTGCGCGACTTCGCCGACGCCGTCGCGCCCGGGATCGCGCTCGGACAGGCGATCGCCCGCTGGGGCAACTGGTTCAATCAGGAGCTGTACGGCAGGCCGACAACCCTGCCCTGGGCGCTGGAGATCGACCCCGCCCATCGGCCACCCGGCATGGAATCCACTGCCACCTACCATCCGGCTTTCCTCTACGAGTCGCTGTGGAACCTGGGCGTGGCGGGGTTCGTCGTCTGGGCCGAGCGGCGGTTCCGGCTCGACCGTGGCCGGACATTCGCGCTCTATGCCGCCGCCTACACCGCCGGTCGCGCCTGGATCGAGTGGCTCCGCATCGACCCCACCCACCACATCCTCGGTCTGCGCCTCAACGACTGGACCGCACTGCTCACCTTCACGGCTGCGGTCACATACCTGACCGCCACGCGAAAGGCCGCTCCAGCGGATCGGCCAGGCGGCGGGCTTCCTCATGGACATGCGTGA
- a CDS encoding VOC family protein yields MTSFASVILEVPDPAAADAFYQAFGLGAVVNVRASDAPATGFRGFALSLVVSQPGNVDAFVDAALDAGATTLKPATKGFWGYGGVVRTPDGTICKIATSNKKDTGPAARHLDQVALLLGVADVKASRRFYADRGLAVAKSFGGKYVEFETSSAVTLALYPRRALAKDTGVSQEGAGSHRIVLGGGAGSFTDLDGFVWEAASV; encoded by the coding sequence ATGACCTCCTTCGCATCCGTCATTCTGGAAGTTCCCGACCCCGCGGCCGCGGACGCCTTCTACCAGGCCTTCGGCCTTGGAGCCGTCGTGAACGTGCGCGCCTCTGATGCGCCGGCGACCGGCTTTCGCGGGTTCGCGCTGTCGCTCGTGGTGTCCCAGCCGGGCAACGTCGACGCCTTCGTCGACGCCGCCCTGGACGCCGGCGCCACGACGCTGAAGCCGGCCACGAAGGGGTTCTGGGGCTACGGCGGCGTCGTACGCACCCCGGACGGGACGATCTGCAAGATCGCGACCTCGAACAAGAAGGACACCGGCCCGGCCGCCCGGCATCTGGACCAGGTCGCGCTCCTGCTGGGAGTGGCGGACGTCAAGGCGAGCAGGCGGTTCTACGCCGACCGCGGCCTGGCCGTGGCCAAGAGCTTCGGCGGCAAGTACGTCGAGTTCGAGACGTCGTCGGCCGTCACGCTGGCGCTCTACCCGCGCCGCGCCCTCGCCAAGGACACCGGCGTCTCCCAGGAGGGCGCCGGATCACACCGGATCGTCCTCGGCGGTGGGGCCGGATCCTTCACCGACCTCGACGGGTTCGTCTGGGAGGCCGCGTCCGTCTGA
- a CDS encoding VOC family protein, whose product MTGSATRGIKTVLHPVSDLAKAKAVYAALLGIPPQTDSPYYVGFEAEGQNIGLVPGGGPQGMTSPVAYWHVTDIEAKLAELTAAGATVKEAAHEVGGGRVVATVTDPDGNVLGLLQDR is encoded by the coding sequence ATGACCGGCTCTGCCACCCGGGGGATCAAGACCGTGCTGCACCCCGTGTCCGACCTGGCGAAGGCCAAGGCGGTGTACGCCGCCCTGCTCGGTATCCCGCCGCAGACCGACTCGCCCTACTACGTCGGCTTCGAGGCCGAGGGCCAGAACATCGGGCTGGTGCCGGGCGGTGGGCCGCAGGGCATGACCTCGCCGGTGGCCTACTGGCACGTGACGGACATCGAGGCGAAGCTGGCCGAGTTGACCGCCGCGGGGGCCACCGTGAAGGAGGCCGCGCACGAGGTCGGCGGCGGACGCGTGGTGGCCACCGTCACCGATCCCGACGGCAACGTCCTGGGGCTCCTGCAGGACCGGTGA
- a CDS encoding lasso peptide biosynthesis B2 protein → MSVSMVPADRPGLPWRRRLPALAAVAAAHLIARLPPARIRAVLTFARRGAAPAAAEQARAARDAVIAVSLSCAGEGCLPRSIAAALLCRLRGSWPTWCAGIRVHPFGAHAWIEADGHPVDEPPHHYQVTIVIAPDRELRG, encoded by the coding sequence ATGAGCGTGTCCATGGTGCCCGCCGACCGGCCCGGCCTGCCCTGGCGCCGCCGCCTGCCGGCGCTGGCCGCCGTGGCCGCCGCGCACCTGATCGCCCGCCTGCCGCCGGCCCGCATCCGCGCGGTGCTCACGTTCGCCCGCCGCGGCGCCGCGCCCGCCGCCGCCGAGCAGGCCAGAGCGGCACGGGACGCGGTGATCGCGGTCAGCCTGTCGTGCGCGGGGGAAGGCTGCCTGCCCCGCTCCATCGCCGCCGCCCTGCTGTGCCGGTTGCGCGGATCCTGGCCCACCTGGTGCGCGGGCATACGGGTCCACCCGTTCGGTGCCCATGCCTGGATCGAGGCCGACGGCCACCCCGTCGACGAGCCGCCCCACCACTACCAGGTCACGATCGTCATCGCCCCGGACAGAGAGCTTCGAGGATGA
- a CDS encoding iron chaperone, with product MSSTESSTYEGFTAEERAAMKEHAQDQKKAARRGSRADKAAEAARDVLAKIAEMRDSDRIMAERVHAVITATAPALAPRLWYGMPAYTLDGKIVCHFQSAAKFKTRYATLGFSDQANLDEGAMWPAAFALTEVTPEVEARISALVKQAVS from the coding sequence ATGAGCAGCACCGAAAGCAGCACGTACGAGGGATTCACGGCCGAGGAGCGGGCCGCGATGAAGGAGCACGCCCAGGACCAGAAGAAGGCGGCGCGCCGCGGCTCACGCGCGGACAAGGCGGCGGAGGCGGCGCGGGACGTGCTCGCGAAGATCGCCGAGATGCGGGACTCGGACCGGATCATGGCCGAGCGCGTCCATGCCGTCATCACGGCCACCGCTCCGGCCCTGGCGCCCAGGCTCTGGTACGGGATGCCTGCCTACACGCTGGACGGCAAGATCGTCTGCCACTTCCAGAGCGCGGCGAAGTTCAAGACACGCTACGCGACGCTCGGGTTCAGCGATCAGGCGAATCTGGACGAGGGCGCGATGTGGCCGGCCGCGTTCGCGCTGACCGAGGTGACGCCCGAGGTGGAGGCGCGGATCAGCGCGCTGGTCAAGCAGGCGGTGAGCTGA
- a CDS encoding asparagine synthase → MRKLSGEEFAVLPDSAAGEALAEALHGAVVLSYASGRPCLLAASPGEIVHAEAGHARLAVIGTCPVTAGRLRRMAARLGCLADADAVAAALPGSFHLVAVVGGQVRVQGTASGMRRVYYARAGGAVVASGRAAVPAALTRAAVDEQALAVRLLMIVPPALAEPLWEGVAMVPPGEAAHIDAEGVRLRAWWRAPEPEVPLQEGALVVRAALEEAVAARIGEGAVVASDLSGGLDSTPVSFLAAAAAGERSAKLITFVLAIDDPEHDDPEWAARARAYLPGEHGVARSGDVPKWFAGAAEAVPGLDEPTRWLRALARELASSALLAGRGAAVRLTGHGGDEVTLLPDCYLHDLAHRHPAALWPHLREQRSRARWPLWACARALADRRPYAAWLADQAETLSAPLSRFRPDFGWEQPLRMPDWTTEAATDAVRRQLVTCSAEPYSLLRAQHQSLSSVRSIAASVDGVRILTGRVGAPVHAPYLDDHVVAACLAVRLDQRAMPGAYKPLTRAAMRPVMPAECLERTTKGEFSADIYQGLRRHRDQLLTLLDGSLLVERGLADAAALRRACVRTPAEGGPGVLALDVFIAAENWLRALLAYPAQEESCA, encoded by the coding sequence GTGCGCAAGCTGAGCGGCGAGGAGTTCGCGGTGCTGCCCGACAGCGCCGCCGGCGAAGCTCTCGCTGAGGCGCTGCACGGCGCGGTGGTGCTGAGCTACGCGTCCGGCCGTCCCTGTCTGCTGGCCGCCTCGCCCGGCGAGATCGTCCACGCGGAGGCGGGCCACGCGCGGCTGGCGGTGATCGGCACGTGCCCGGTCACCGCCGGCCGACTCCGGCGGATGGCGGCGCGACTCGGGTGCCTGGCGGACGCTGACGCGGTGGCCGCGGCGCTGCCCGGCAGTTTCCATCTGGTCGCCGTCGTGGGCGGGCAGGTCCGGGTGCAGGGCACCGCTTCGGGCATGCGGCGGGTGTACTACGCGCGGGCCGGCGGGGCGGTGGTCGCGTCCGGTCGGGCGGCGGTGCCGGCCGCGCTGACGCGGGCGGCGGTGGACGAGCAGGCTCTGGCGGTGCGGTTGCTGATGATCGTTCCGCCGGCGCTGGCCGAGCCGCTGTGGGAAGGCGTCGCCATGGTGCCGCCCGGTGAGGCGGCCCACATCGACGCGGAAGGGGTGCGGCTGCGCGCCTGGTGGCGGGCACCGGAGCCGGAGGTACCACTGCAGGAGGGCGCTCTCGTGGTGAGGGCGGCCCTTGAGGAGGCCGTGGCCGCCCGGATCGGCGAGGGTGCGGTGGTGGCCAGCGACCTGTCCGGCGGGCTGGATTCCACGCCGGTCAGCTTCCTCGCCGCCGCGGCGGCCGGGGAGCGGTCGGCGAAGCTGATCACGTTCGTGCTGGCCATCGATGATCCCGAGCATGACGACCCGGAGTGGGCGGCCCGGGCGCGGGCGTACCTCCCGGGCGAGCACGGGGTGGCCCGGTCCGGTGACGTGCCCAAGTGGTTCGCCGGTGCGGCCGAGGCCGTTCCCGGGCTGGACGAGCCGACGAGGTGGCTGCGCGCACTGGCCCGCGAGCTGGCGAGTTCGGCGCTGCTGGCTGGGCGAGGAGCGGCCGTGCGCCTAACCGGGCATGGCGGTGACGAGGTCACCCTGCTGCCCGACTGCTACTTGCACGACCTGGCCCATCGCCACCCGGCGGCGCTCTGGCCCCACCTGCGCGAGCAGCGGTCCAGAGCCCGGTGGCCGCTGTGGGCGTGCGCCCGCGCGCTGGCCGACCGGCGTCCCTATGCCGCCTGGCTGGCGGATCAGGCGGAGACGCTCAGCGCGCCGCTGTCCCGCTTCCGGCCGGACTTCGGATGGGAGCAACCGCTACGCATGCCTGACTGGACGACCGAGGCCGCGACGGACGCGGTCCGCCGGCAGCTCGTCACGTGCTCGGCCGAGCCGTACTCCCTCCTGCGCGCCCAGCACCAGAGCCTGTCGAGCGTCCGTTCCATCGCCGCCTCCGTCGACGGCGTGCGGATCCTGACGGGCCGCGTGGGCGCCCCCGTGCACGCCCCCTATCTGGACGACCACGTCGTCGCCGCCTGCCTGGCCGTACGGCTGGACCAGCGGGCGATGCCCGGCGCCTACAAGCCGCTCACCCGGGCCGCGATGCGCCCGGTCATGCCGGCCGAATGTCTGGAACGCACCACCAAGGGCGAATTCTCGGCCGACATCTACCAGGGGCTGCGCCGCCACCGCGACCAGCTCCTGACCCTGCTCGACGGTTCGCTGCTGGTGGAGCGCGGCCTGGCCGACGCCGCCGCCCTGCGCCGGGCCTGCGTGCGCACCCCGGCCGAGGGCGGGCCGGGCGTGCTGGCACTCGACGTCTTCATCGCCGCCGAGAACTGGCTACGAGCCCTTCTCGCCTACCCCGCCCAGGAGGAGTCGTGCGCGTGA
- a CDS encoding response regulator, translating to MTVRVLIADDHPVVRDGIRAMLGTQDDLEVVGEAVSGADAVRLARDLRPDVTLMDLQLPEIDGATAISRIREHDPAAKVIVLTTYDTDGDISRAIDAGAIGYLLKDAGREQLFDAIRAAARGESALSPVIATRVLSWARADAPDALSGREIEVLGAVAQGMSNKAIAAHLCISEATVKTHLLHIFAKLGVDDRTAAVTVAASRGIIRLGG from the coding sequence ATGACCGTCCGGGTCCTGATCGCCGACGACCACCCGGTGGTCCGCGACGGCATACGGGCGATGCTCGGCACCCAGGACGACCTGGAGGTGGTCGGCGAAGCGGTCTCCGGCGCGGATGCGGTGCGGCTGGCGCGCGACTTGCGGCCCGACGTCACCCTGATGGACCTGCAGCTGCCCGAGATCGACGGCGCGACGGCGATCAGCCGGATCCGCGAACATGACCCGGCCGCCAAGGTGATCGTCTTGACCACCTACGACACCGATGGCGACATCTCACGTGCCATCGACGCGGGAGCCATCGGCTACTTGCTCAAGGACGCCGGCCGTGAGCAGTTGTTCGACGCGATCCGGGCGGCGGCGCGAGGGGAGAGCGCCCTGTCGCCGGTGATCGCGACCCGAGTGTTGTCGTGGGCGCGTGCCGATGCTCCTGATGCCCTCAGCGGTCGGGAGATCGAGGTCCTCGGCGCGGTCGCCCAGGGGATGAGCAACAAGGCCATCGCCGCCCACCTGTGCATCAGCGAGGCCACGGTCAAGACCCACCTGCTGCACATCTTCGCCAAGCTCGGCGTGGACGACCGCACCGCCGCGGTGACGGTCGCCGCTTCCCGCGGCATCATCCGGCTGGGTGGTTAG
- a CDS encoding lasso peptide biosynthesis PqqD family chaperone — MSLRPGVTLTPIDEVAVLLDERTGRYRQLNATAALVLRSLLAGHGPDEAARDLVRTHPGATPTAEADIAALVAQLRAANLIVETADREQPR; from the coding sequence GTGAGTCTTCGCCCCGGCGTCACTCTCACCCCCATCGACGAGGTTGCCGTGCTCCTGGACGAGCGCACCGGCCGCTACCGCCAGCTGAACGCCACCGCCGCGCTCGTCCTGCGCAGCCTGCTGGCGGGACACGGCCCGGATGAGGCCGCCCGCGACCTCGTCCGGACCCACCCTGGCGCGACGCCCACCGCCGAGGCGGACATCGCCGCGCTCGTCGCGCAGTTGCGCGCTGCGAACCTGATCGTCGAGACCGCCGACCGGGAGCAGCCGCGATGA
- a CDS encoding TetR/AcrR family transcriptional regulator, whose product MSGLRERRRLKAMRAIQEHALDLFDERGFAAVTIEEIAAAAEVSPSSVYRYFGTKEGIVVADEFDRMSPEALKDFLDPGDPIGSLLRAVRAYESAPEDTSGSEKSPWRRVRYFFAEPSVRVAVCANLDRASGRIAPLIAATGELTETQARVIANALVFGYFAALEQWYLDGGNRPIADYVEEGMRPLRSIWPSSDHEPPA is encoded by the coding sequence ATGAGCGGGCTTCGCGAGCGCCGGCGGCTCAAGGCCATGCGCGCCATCCAGGAACACGCCCTCGATCTGTTCGACGAGAGAGGGTTCGCCGCGGTCACGATCGAGGAGATCGCGGCCGCGGCCGAGGTGTCGCCGTCGTCGGTGTACCGCTACTTCGGCACGAAGGAAGGGATCGTGGTCGCCGACGAGTTCGACAGGATGAGCCCGGAGGCACTCAAGGACTTCCTGGACCCCGGCGATCCCATCGGCAGCCTGCTCAGAGCCGTCCGCGCCTACGAATCCGCACCGGAGGACACATCCGGTTCCGAGAAGAGCCCGTGGCGCAGGGTCCGCTACTTCTTCGCCGAGCCATCGGTCCGCGTGGCCGTCTGCGCCAATCTCGACCGCGCAAGCGGGCGGATCGCACCGCTGATCGCGGCGACCGGCGAGCTGACCGAAACGCAGGCTCGCGTGATCGCGAACGCCCTCGTCTTCGGCTACTTCGCCGCACTTGAGCAGTGGTATCTCGACGGCGGCAACCGCCCTATCGCCGACTACGTCGAGGAGGGCATGCGTCCACTCCGCAGCATCTGGCCGTCCTCCGACCACGAACCTCCCG
- a CDS encoding sensor histidine kinase, whose product MESWERSRRRWQHAFFASWLVLTSAGPLTEAGQVLPVVLVAGLAAWYAVWFVLRTPPPDDVPAPYVLGGGLLWLGLFAIDSSFLVVALSVLVPYCMDAVRVGLVAVVSCAGGWLWHRFHATGSITWAEIVVAPLIAISGATAVGYISSVSRQSAERKRLLDRLQAAQEARAAAERQAGVAAERQRLARDIHDSLTQGFASVVMLLEAAQATLPDNKHLTQALRAARENLAESRRVVRALRPGQLDECGLPEALRRLSGRLSDETGIDAHTVITGKLRPLEAQAQAELLRVAQEAVANVRRHARAKRVTLTLSYMEDLLVLDVHDDGDGFDPGRAAFGHGLSIMRERMEQLGGTLLLESAPGAGATVVASLPAAALSGAR is encoded by the coding sequence GTGGAGTCCTGGGAGCGGTCGCGGCGCCGGTGGCAGCACGCCTTCTTCGCCTCATGGCTCGTGCTGACCTCGGCCGGACCTCTGACGGAGGCGGGCCAGGTGCTCCCGGTGGTGCTGGTGGCCGGGCTGGCCGCTTGGTATGCGGTGTGGTTCGTGCTGCGCACGCCGCCCCCGGATGACGTGCCCGCGCCATACGTGCTCGGCGGCGGGTTGCTCTGGCTGGGGCTGTTCGCCATCGACTCCTCCTTCCTGGTGGTCGCGCTGAGCGTGCTCGTGCCGTACTGCATGGACGCCGTGCGGGTCGGACTGGTCGCGGTGGTGTCGTGCGCCGGGGGCTGGCTGTGGCATCGTTTCCACGCGACCGGGTCAATCACCTGGGCCGAGATCGTCGTCGCCCCGCTGATCGCGATCAGTGGGGCGACCGCGGTCGGATACATCAGCTCGGTGTCCCGGCAGAGCGCCGAGCGCAAGCGGCTCCTCGACCGGCTGCAGGCCGCGCAGGAGGCGCGGGCGGCGGCCGAACGGCAGGCGGGCGTGGCGGCCGAGCGGCAGCGGCTGGCCCGCGACATCCACGACAGCCTGACCCAGGGGTTCGCCAGCGTGGTGATGTTGCTGGAGGCGGCCCAGGCGACCCTGCCGGACAACAAGCACCTGACTCAGGCGCTGCGGGCGGCACGGGAGAATTTGGCCGAAAGCCGCCGGGTGGTGAGAGCGCTGCGACCCGGCCAACTCGACGAGTGCGGCCTGCCGGAGGCCCTGCGGCGGCTGTCCGGCCGGCTGTCGGATGAGACCGGCATCGACGCGCACACCGTGATCACCGGCAAGCTCCGGCCGCTCGAAGCTCAGGCCCAGGCAGAGCTGCTGCGCGTGGCGCAGGAGGCGGTCGCCAACGTTCGCCGCCATGCCCGCGCCAAGCGGGTAACGCTGACCCTGTCGTATATGGAGGACCTGCTCGTGCTCGATGTCCACGACGATGGCGACGGTTTCGATCCCGGGCGGGCCGCCTTCGGACACGGCCTTTCGATCATGCGGGAGAGGATGGAGCAGCTCGGCGGCACGCTGCTGCTGGAAAGTGCCCCGGGTGCGGGCGCCACCGTGGTGGCCAGCCTCCCAGCGGCGGCTTTGAGCGGGGCGCGATGA
- a CDS encoding NAD(P)H-binding protein, protein MATALRTVLVVGAAGGIRRLVVAESIARGHTTRALVRDAARARGRLPAEAQIAVADVAQPGTLPVAVAGVDAIVLTHGPPSPPAPGWFDMNGPDERRLVFLQADTRRSPGVIARDQIARVSRARRPRCRPGTCASAPSLPIPHMHASTHNDRNTQ, encoded by the coding sequence ATGGCAACCGCGCTCAGGACCGTGCTGGTGGTCGGTGCGGCGGGCGGCATCCGACGCCTCGTCGTGGCCGAGTCGATCGCGCGCGGGCATACCACCCGTGCGCTGGTGCGTGACGCCGCGAGGGCCAGAGGCCGGCTCCCCGCAGAGGCGCAGATCGCCGTCGCCGACGTCGCGCAGCCCGGCACGCTGCCCGTAGCCGTGGCCGGTGTCGATGCCATCGTGCTGACTCACGGACCGCCGTCACCGCCGGCTCCGGGCTGGTTCGACATGAACGGCCCTGATGAGCGTCGGCTCGTCTTCTTGCAGGCAGACACCCGGCGCTCCCCCGGCGTCATCGCCCGCGACCAGATCGCCCGGGTCTCGCGTGCGCGACGACCTCGATGCCGTCCGGGCACGTGCGCCAGCGCACCGTCGCTCCCCATCCCCCACATGCACGCCTCGACGCACAACGATCGGAATACCCAATGA
- a CDS encoding ATP-binding protein: MVATVDISPREAEVLELVGQHLSNAEIGARLFISVRTVESHVSSLLRKLEVPDRRALAQRAPEPAGAGPSHPAPVLPAPLTSFIGRVSERAELTEMIKAHRQVTAVGPGGVGKTRLALMVAADAADAYADGVWFVDLVPVTDPRMVAAAVAGALGLGEQPGRGMTESVVAALADRHALLVLDNCEQVVDGVALFLERLLAACPRVTVLATSRARLMVPFERVYPVPPLSLAVDGEADAVALFMERAAAVGWPLDPPLRDQIASICERLDGMALAIELAAARYPTLGLDGITAALSHPLRMLTGGSRAEDRHRSVRAALDWSHALLEPADRALLRRVSVFVAPFTAAAAAEVAGGEEGMVADGLARLAEQSLLVVTASPGGTKYRALETIRQYGTERLAEADELVETRSRHLRWCLAKAADLAVVGADWRARFDAVADDLRAALAWAADKAEQRADACRLARCLAELTFTRHLVGESQGRFEQAAALADDPATAASMLRHAAAVAGCRMHGDDMYRLHRAAAEAAHRAGDTAGAACDLATIATNAYRFLGKFARKLPSEETVALIAQARELAGEDPAAQATVALAEAGRALNDAVGAVQGQPDNSVAETIARAERAVELTHRAGDPLAESAALDVLTGALSWAGDTFAAAATARRRIMLLSSTPNTPAATHELIEALGEAAEASLGTGDLPGARRWARQLADHPLLAEVGHRAMSWLLVADALAGDVDQVLTGSVRFLDAWRRAGSPARSALGPAVAAVLMIHSLRDDHDARREWGTVLGQFGTPPEHTYGYGAVFDAMLLLHHGQAAEALERMASEPGEVWKWVTWIWLHWYVALRAEATVLAGSPDARDRLAEARTIVAGNPVAGAIVERAGALLAGDQEALLATADAFDAAGCRYQSARTMVLAGGDHAVRGMAALAGLGLAPMAPAPRTSER; encoded by the coding sequence GTGGTAGCGACAGTGGATATTTCGCCTCGGGAGGCCGAGGTGCTGGAGCTGGTCGGGCAGCATCTCAGCAATGCCGAGATCGGCGCGCGGTTGTTCATCTCGGTGCGTACCGTGGAGAGTCACGTCTCCTCGCTGCTGCGCAAGCTGGAGGTGCCGGATCGGCGGGCGCTCGCCCAGCGTGCGCCCGAGCCGGCCGGCGCCGGTCCGTCTCACCCGGCACCGGTTCTGCCGGCCCCGCTGACCTCGTTCATCGGCCGGGTGAGCGAGCGGGCCGAGCTGACCGAGATGATCAAGGCTCACAGGCAGGTGACCGCGGTCGGCCCCGGTGGAGTGGGCAAGACCCGGCTCGCGTTGATGGTGGCCGCGGACGCGGCCGATGCGTACGCCGACGGGGTATGGTTCGTCGATCTGGTGCCGGTTACCGACCCGCGTATGGTCGCGGCCGCGGTCGCCGGTGCGCTCGGCCTCGGTGAGCAGCCGGGGCGTGGCATGACCGAGTCGGTGGTCGCCGCGCTGGCCGACCGTCATGCCTTGCTGGTGCTGGACAACTGCGAGCAAGTGGTGGACGGGGTGGCGCTGTTTCTCGAGCGGCTGCTCGCGGCGTGCCCTCGAGTGACGGTGCTGGCGACCAGCCGGGCCCGGCTGATGGTGCCGTTCGAGCGGGTGTATCCGGTCCCGCCGCTGTCACTGGCCGTCGACGGTGAGGCGGACGCTGTCGCGTTGTTCATGGAACGGGCGGCGGCGGTCGGCTGGCCGCTGGATCCTCCGCTGCGCGACCAGATCGCCTCGATCTGTGAGCGGCTGGATGGAATGGCGCTGGCGATCGAGCTGGCCGCCGCCCGGTATCCCACCCTGGGGCTCGATGGCATCACCGCCGCCCTGTCCCACCCGCTCCGGATGCTCACCGGCGGCTCCCGTGCCGAAGATCGGCACCGTTCGGTGCGGGCGGCGCTGGACTGGAGCCACGCCCTGCTGGAGCCGGCCGACCGGGCGCTGCTGCGCCGGGTGTCGGTGTTCGTGGCGCCGTTCACCGCTGCTGCGGCGGCGGAGGTGGCCGGGGGCGAGGAAGGCATGGTCGCCGACGGCCTGGCCCGGCTCGCCGAACAGAGCCTGCTGGTGGTGACGGCATCCCCGGGCGGTACGAAGTACCGGGCGCTGGAGACCATCCGCCAGTACGGGACGGAGCGGCTCGCCGAGGCAGATGAGCTGGTCGAGACCCGATCCCGGCACCTTCGCTGGTGCCTGGCCAAGGCCGCCGACCTGGCGGTGGTGGGAGCGGACTGGCGGGCCCGGTTCGACGCGGTCGCGGACGACCTCCGCGCCGCCCTGGCCTGGGCGGCCGACAAGGCGGAGCAGCGCGCGGATGCCTGCCGCCTCGCCCGGTGCCTGGCGGAGCTGACTTTCACCCGTCACCTGGTCGGCGAGTCCCAGGGGCGTTTCGAGCAGGCCGCCGCGCTCGCCGACGATCCCGCCACCGCCGCGTCGATGCTCCGGCATGCTGCGGCCGTGGCCGGCTGCCGGATGCACGGTGATGACATGTACCGCCTCCACCGCGCGGCCGCGGAAGCCGCCCACCGTGCCGGGGACACCGCCGGCGCCGCCTGTGACTTGGCGACCATCGCCACCAACGCGTACCGGTTCCTGGGCAAGTTCGCGCGTAAGCTGCCATCGGAGGAGACGGTCGCGCTCATCGCCCAGGCGCGGGAACTGGCTGGCGAGGATCCGGCAGCACAGGCCACGGTGGCGTTGGCCGAGGCCGGGCGGGCGCTCAACGACGCGGTCGGTGCCGTCCAGGGCCAACCCGACAACTCTGTAGCAGAGACGATCGCGCGCGCCGAACGGGCTGTCGAACTGACCCATCGTGCGGGTGATCCACTCGCCGAATCCGCCGCGCTCGATGTGCTGACCGGCGCCCTGAGCTGGGCGGGTGACACGTTCGCCGCCGCCGCCACGGCCCGGCGCCGGATCATGCTGCTGTCGTCCACACCGAATACGCCCGCCGCTACCCACGAGCTGATCGAGGCGCTCGGTGAGGCCGCCGAGGCCAGCCTCGGCACCGGCGATCTACCAGGGGCCCGCCGGTGGGCACGGCAACTCGCAGATCATCCGTTGCTGGCCGAGGTCGGCCACCGCGCGATGAGCTGGCTGCTGGTCGCCGACGCGTTGGCGGGCGACGTCGACCAGGTGCTCACCGGCAGCGTCCGGTTCCTCGACGCGTGGCGGCGGGCCGGCAGCCCTGCCAGGTCAGCCCTCGGCCCGGCGGTGGCGGCAGTGTTGATGATCCACAGTCTCCGCGACGATCACGACGCCCGGCGCGAATGGGGGACGGTCCTGGGCCAGTTCGGCACTCCACCGGAACATACCTACGGCTACGGGGCGGTCTTCGACGCGATGCTTCTGCTCCACCACGGGCAGGCAGCGGAAGCGCTGGAGCGGATGGCTTCCGAGCCCGGCGAGGTGTGGAAATGGGTCACCTGGATCTGGCTCCACTGGTACGTGGCGCTACGCGCGGAAGCCACCGTGCTCGCCGGGAGCCCCGACGCTCGCGACCGGCTGGCCGAGGCCCGGACCATCGTGGCCGGCAACCCGGTCGCCGGTGCCATCGTGGAGCGTGCCGGAGCACTGCTCGCCGGCGACCAGGAGGCGCTGCTCGCCACGGCAGATGCGTTCGACGCCGCCGGCTGCCGCTACCAGTCCGCACGGACCATGGTGCTCGCCGGCGGCGACCATGCCGTGCGCGGCATGGCAGCGCTCGCCGGCCTCGGCCTCGCCCCGATGGCACCTGCCCCGAGGACTTCAGAGCGATAG